In the genome of Phaseolus vulgaris cultivar G19833 unplaced genomic scaffold, P. vulgaris v2.0 scaffold_14, whole genome shotgun sequence, one region contains:
- the LOC137816963 gene encoding uncharacterized protein codes for MQVRKGNRPLRHNFVMELKDLIVVPNITDRLRPPVKSDKVLGPRKDSWCEFHEAFGHHINNYLTLGHQLDELVKNGFLKDYLVGPAMTTALTAPEKDQVHEMPIHGEVHTIFGGFSGGGPTASQRKRYVRAVNSVAEEGSDDQWESDLVFTRVDLRDIVPHDNDLVVISVVTAGRKVHRVLVDQGSSVDVMFWSTFNKLQLSPDLLRLYTGCLYGFTGDQVEVRGYLELRTTFTDGTASRTESIRYLVVNANSTYNILLGRPAMNRLRAVASTRHMKMKLPDLSGRGIVIKSDQEDARRCYKIA; via the coding sequence ATGCAGGTGAGGAAAGGAAATAGGCCATTAAGGCACAATTTCGTGATGGAGCTGAAGGATCTTattgttgtgcccaacataactgacaggttgaggccaccagtgaagtctgacaaggtgttaggacctcGTAAAGActcatggtgcgagttccacgaggcgtTTGGGCACCATATCAACAACTACTTGACGCTGGgccatcagttggatgagctcgtAAAGAATGGATTTCTGAAGGATTATCTTGTTGGTCCTGCCATGACCACAGCCCTAACAGCGCCAGAGAAAGATCAAGTGCATGAAATGCCAATCCAtggagaagtgcacaccatctTTGGTGGCTTTTCTGGAGGAGGACCAACAGCATCTCAGCGCAAAAGGTATGTGAGGGCAGTGAACTCAGTTGCTGAGGAGGGTTCGGATGATCAGTGGGAATCAGACCTTGTGTTCACAAGGGTTGACCTACGAGATATTgtcccacatgacaatgacctcgtggtcatttcggttgtcacagctgggagaaaggtgcatagggttctcgtcgaccagggcagttctgtagatgtcatgttttggtcgacgttcaataagttgcagttgtcccctgacttGCTGAGGCTCTAcactggatgcttgtatgggttcacAGGGGACCAAGTTGAGGTGCGTGGCTAcctggagctgaggacgacgtttaCTGATGGAACGGCGTCgcgtaccgagagcatccggtacctaGTCGTGAATGCTAATTCAacttacaacatcttgttgggaagGCCAGCGATGAATAGACTAAGGGCGGTGGcgtccacgcgccacatgaagatgaagttgccagatcTTAGTGGCAGGGGCATTGTGATCAAATCTGATCAAGAGGACGCTCGGAGATGCTATAAAATAGCTTaa